One genomic window of Erinaceus europaeus chromosome 7, mEriEur2.1, whole genome shotgun sequence includes the following:
- the SMIM41 gene encoding small integral membrane protein 41 isoform X2 — MNSTRASAATQAAWINCCNQSVGSLEPSEVSRSAVQAVVLGVLSLLVLCGVLFLGSSLLLRAQGLAELLVQERHASREAEPGGASLAVPAPSDDCGVQARSCTLAQDRKHLERRPWVA; from the exons ATGAACTCCACTCGGGCAAGCGCAGCGACCCAAGCTGCCTGGATCAACTGCTGCAACCAGTCGGTGGGGTCCCTGGAGCCTAGCGAGGTGTCGCGCTCTGCTGTGCAGGCCGTGGTGCTGGGCGTACTATCGCTGCTCGTGCTCTGCGGGGTGCTGTTCCTGGGCAGCAGCCTCCTGCTTCGTGCCCAGGGCCTCGCAGAGCTGCTGGTCCAGGAGCGGCACGCCTCCCGAGAGGCGGAGCCCGGAGGTGCCAGCCTAG CTGTCCCTGCTCCATCAGATGACTGTGGAGTCCAGGCTCGGTCCTGCACACTCGCACAG GATAGGAAACATCTGGAAAGGAGGCCCTGGGTGGCCTGA